The Fusarium oxysporum Fo47 chromosome II, complete sequence genome includes a region encoding these proteins:
- a CDS encoding acyl-CoA N-acyltransferase, with protein sequence MSPITIRPATPEDIPQMLAVFFSAFSSSPLNKRCFSPSSPDVQAFQTSFLQTNVDDKDDNFMLVAEDDSKILGWARWVRRENPPLSGKQIDPSTFPASGDQATAADFFQRNADATLKHVAGERHWFLSTIATAKEAQRRGVGSALMRFGVEKADREGWMSYLNSSSEGRGLYEKFGFRVVGTSEFPDLGMTQYHMKREAVRN encoded by the coding sequence ATGTCACCCATAACAATCCGCCCAGCAACGCCCGAAGACATCCCCCAAATGCttgccgtcttcttctccgcattctcttcctcgcctcTAAACAAGCGTTGCTTCTCCCCATCATCTCCTGATGTCCAAGCTTTCCAAACCTCATTTCTCCAAACCAACGTCGACGACAAGGATGACAATTTCATGCTCGTCGCAGAGGACGATTCTAAAATCCTCGGCTGGGCGCGCTGGGTTCGCAGAGAAAACCCACCATTGTCGGGGAAGCAGATCGACCCTTCTACGTTTCCTGCTTCAGGAGACCAAGCGACCGCGGCGGATTTCTTTCAGAGGAATGCTGATGCGACTTTAAAACACGTCGCTGGTGAGAGGCATTGGTTCCTAAGCACGATCGCCACTGCAAAAGAAGCACAGCGACGGGGCGTAGGATCTGCGCTAATGAgatttggtgttgagaaagCCGATCGAGAAGGTTGGATGTCTTATTTGAATAGCTCTAGCGAAGGAAGGGGCCTGTATGAGAAGTTTGGGTTCAGGGTCGTTGGAACAAGTGAGTTCCCTGATCTGGGCATGACGCAGTATCATATGAAGAGAGAGGCAGTTCGGAATTGA
- a CDS encoding XFP N-terminal domain-containing protein: protein MTEEVKSISPFGIARSTVKGEPLSKEEIQQYNDFFKASCYLSLGMIYLKENPLLREPLKADHLKLRLLGHFGSAPGQIFTYMHFNRLIKKHDLDALFISGPGHGAPAVLSQSYLEGVYTEVYPDKTQDAEGMQKFFKSFSFPGGIGSHATPETPGSLHEGGELGYSISHAFGVVFDNPNLIALTMVGDGEAETGPLATAWHSNKFLNPIVDGAVLPVLHLNGYKINNPTVLARISHRELECLFIGYGWQPYFVEGDDVETMHQAMAATLEHCVDEIRKIQKEARESGEAKRPLWPMIVLRSPKGWTAPRKVDDNYLEGYWRAHQVPIADPATNPAHLKVLEDWMRSYEPDRLFDESGAPIASLRALVPEGNRRMSANPVANGGALRKPLRMPNFKDYAIKVDSPGNVMNASMTNMAVFLKDVIAENQTNFRLFGPDETESNKLGGVYAAGKKVWMGEYFEEDANGGNLAKAGRVVEMLSEHNCEGWLEGYLLSGRHGLLNSYEPFIHVIDSMVNQHCKWIEKCLEVEWRAKVASLNILLTAVVWRQDHNGFTHQDPGFLDVVANKSPEVVRIYLPPDGNCLLSVMDHCLRSVNYVNVVVSDKQEHLQYLSMDAAIEHCTKGIGIWPQFSTDAGQDPDLVMASCGDISTHESLAAIDLLLEHFPELKIRCVNVVDLFKLIHPSDHPHGLPDSEWTSLFTDDTPVIFNFHSYPWMVHRLTYKRPGSRNLHVRGYKEKGNIDTPLELAIRNQTDRFSLAIDAIDRMPQLHNRGASARQALLNAQIQARNEAFETGMDPPFLKNWTWKRNGLWKKVADGLVSR, encoded by the exons ATGACTGAGGAAGTCAAATCTATCTCGCCCTTCGGCATTGCCCGCTCAACTGTCAAGGGCGAGCCTCTCTCCAAGGAGGAGATCCAGCAGTACaatgacttcttcaaggccAGCTGCTACCTCTCCTTAGGTATGATCTACCTCAAGGAGAaccctcttcttcgagaaCCCCTCAAAGCCGATCATCTCAAGCTTCGATTGCTTGGTCACTTTGGCTCTGCTCCCGGCCAAATCTTCACATACATGCACTTTAACCGTCTGATCAAGAAGCACGATCTTGAcgctctcttcatctctggTCCCGGACACGGTGCCCCCGCTGTCCTGTCTCAGTCTTATCTGGAGGGTGTCTACACCGAGGTGTACCCCGACAAGACTCAAGATGCTGAGGGTATGCAAAAGTTCTTCAAGAGCTTTTCGTTCCCCGGTGGAATTGGCTCCCATGCTACTCCGGAAACCCCTGGATCTCTCCACGAGGGTGGTGAACTGGGTTACTCCATCTCACATGCTTTTGGTGTTGTCTTCGATAACCCCAACTTGATTGCTCTTACTATGGTCGGTGATGGTGAGGCCGAGACTGGTCCCCTGGCTACCGCCTGGCACAGcaacaagttcctcaacCCAATTGTTGACGGTGCTGTCCTCCCTGTTCTTCACCTTAACGGTTACAAGATCAACAACCCTACAGTCCTTGCTCGAATCTCACACCGAGAACTCGAATGCCTCTTCATCGGTTATGGCTGGCAGCCATACTTTGTTGAGGGTGACGATGTTGAGACTATGCACCAGGCTATGGCTGCTACTCTCGAGCACTGCGTGGACGAGATTCGAAAGATTCAGAAGGAGGCTCGTGAGTCCGGCGAGGCCAAGCGACCTCTGTGGCCTATGATCGTTCTCCGAAGTCCCAAGGGCTGGACTGCCCCTCGAAAGGTTGACGACAACTACCTGGAAGGTTACTGGCGAGCTCACCAGGTCCCCATCGCAGACCCCGCCACAAACCCTGCTCACCTTAAGGTCCTTGAGGATTGGATGCGAAGCTACGAGCCTGATCGTCTATTTGACGAGTCTGGCGCGCCTATTGCCTCTCTCCGTGCTCTTGTGCCTGAAGGTAACCGACGAATGAGCGCCAACCCCGTCGCCAACGGTGGTGCACTTAGGAAGCCGTTGAGAATGCCCAACTTCAAAGACTATGCCATCAAGGTTGACAGCCCCGGAAATGTCATGAACGCCAGCATGACCAACATGGCTGTCTTCCTCAAGGATGTCATTGCTGAGAACCAGACAAACTTCCGTCTCTTTGGTCCTGATGAGACTGAGTCTAACAAGCTTGGCGGTGTCTACGCTGCCGGAAAGAAGGTCTGGATGGGCGAGTACTTTGAGGAGGATGCCAACGGTGGTAATCTTGCCAAGGCTGGCCGTGTTGTTGAGATGCTCTCTGAGCATAACTGTGAAGGCTGGCTCGAGGGTTACCTCCTTAGTGGTCGTCACGGTCTTCTCAACAGTTACGAGCCTTTCATTCACGTTATTGACTCTATGGTCAACCAG CACTGCAAGTGGATCGAGAAGTGTCTCGAGGTTGAGTGGCGAGCCAAGGTTGCctctctcaacatcctcttGACTGCCGTGGTCTGGCGTCAAGACCACAACGGTTTCACTCACCAAGATCCTGGTTTCCTCGACGTTGTCGCCAACAAGAGCCCCGAGGTTGTCCGCATCTACCTTCCTCCTGATGGCAACTGCCTGCTTTCTG TCATGGACCACTGTCTTCGATCAGTCAACTACGTTAACGTTGTCGTTTCTGATAAGCAGGAGCATCTTCAGTACCTCTCCATGGACGCTGCCATCGAGCACTGCACCAAGGGTATTGGTATCTGGCCTCAGTTCTCCACCGATGCTGGACAGGATCCCGACCTGGTCATGGCCTCTTGCGGTGATATTAGCACCCACGAGTCCTTGGCTGCCATTGATCTCCTGCTTGAGCACTTCCCTGAGCTCAAGATTCGATGCGTCAACGTTGTCGATCTCTTTAAGCTGATCCACCCCAGCGACCACCCCCACGGTCTTCCCGACTCTGAGTGGACCAGCCTCTTCACTGATGACACTCctgtcatcttcaacttccacAGTTACCCCTGGATGGTGCACCGCCTGACATACAAGCGTCCTGGTAGCCGCAACCTCCACGTTCGCGGTtacaaggagaagggcaacATCGACACGCCTCTCGAGCTTGCCATTCGCAACCAGACTGATCGATTCAGTTTGGCTATCGATGCTATCGACCGCATGCCTCAACTCCACAACCGGGGCGCCTCGGCCCGCCAGGCTCTCCTCAATGCACAGATCCAGGCCCGTAACGAGGCTTTCGAGACAGGCATGGACCCTCCCTTCCTCAAGAACTGGACCTGGAAGCGCAATGGCCTTTGGAAGAAGGTTGCCGACGGCCTTGTCTCTCGATAG
- a CDS encoding uncharacterized protein (expressed protein): MRPLSIASALERHVVYIFLEIFNTTLGLPEAAFQKQSDGRNPARMGLLPSLPIATISIPLIFLYF, from the coding sequence ATGAGGCCGCTTTCGATAGCATCAGCCCTTGAACGACATGTAGTCTACATATTCTTAgagatcttcaacaccacgcTTGGATTACCCGAAGCAGCATTTCAAAAACAAAGCGATGGAAGAAACCCAGCCAGAATGGGATTGTTGCCAAGTTTGCCCATTGCTACGATCTCCATTCCCCTGATATTTTTGTACTTCTGA
- a CDS encoding ankyrin repeat-containing domain protein — protein MSDASNQPARAGSLTPEMIEFASRMYDAARKGDVATFEQALPAGLPPNLTNDKGDTLLMLAAYHGHADLVKVLIQHGADPNRLNDRGQSPLAGAVFKKEDAVIQELLDGGADPEYGQPSAAECIAMFKQEDTWKSKFDGAPGKGQAGKTREAEGKE, from the exons ATGAGCGACGCTTCAAACCAACCAGCCCGCGCGGGATCTCTCACGCCGGAGATGATAGAATTCGCAAGCAGGATGTACGATGCTGCGAGAAAGGGAGACGTGGCTACGTTTGAGCAGGCTCTCCCAGCAGGCCTACCTCCAAATCTGACAAACGACAAGGGCGATACTCTG CTTATGCTCGCTGCGTATCACGGCCACGCCGATTTAGTAAAGGTTCTCATTCAACATGGTGCGGACCCTAATCGTCTCAATGACCGAGGGCAGAGTCCTCTCGCTGGGGCAGtgttcaagaaggaagacgCAGTAATTCAA GAGTTGCTAGATGGCGGCGCGGATCCTGAATACGGGCAGCCAAGTGCTGCTGAATGCATCGCAATGTTCAAACAGGAGGATACTTGGAAGTCAAAATTTGATGGAGCCCCCGGCAAAGGACAGGCTGGAAAGACAAGGGAGGCCGAGGGTAAAGAATGA